In Metarhizium brunneum chromosome 3, complete sequence, a genomic segment contains:
- the IMDH gene encoding Inosine-5'-monophosphate dehydrogenase, producing the protein MAALDAFGTGKVLDHTTALDVLKEYKTADGLDIHELMDTTKHGGLTYNDFLLMPGYIGFPASEVTLDSAVTKRITLKTPFVSSPMDTVTEHEMAIHMALQGGLGVIHHNCSPDAQADMVRKVKRYENGFILDPVVIGRNTTVGEAKALKEKWGFGGFPVTEDGKLGSKLLGIVTNRDLQFEDETDATVANVMVTDLVTAPNGVTLVEANKILAKSKKGKLPIVDKDFNFVSMISRSDLTKNQHFPLASKLPDSKQLLCAAAIGTRPEDKIRLQKLVEAGLDVVILDSSQGNSMYQIEMIKWCKKEFPGLDVIGGNVVTREQAASLIAAGADGLRIGMGSGSACITQEVMAVGRPQAAAVYSVSSFAARFGVPCIADGGVQNVGHIVKGLALGASTVMMGGLLAGTTESPGTSFVSREGKLVKAYRGMGSIDAMQDKKAGGGGKDSQKSNAGTARYFSEGDSVLVAQGVSGSVAHRGSINKFVPYLAAGLKHSMQDCGMKSLAELHQGAANGTVRFELRTSSAQLEGNVNMEAYEKKLYA; encoded by the exons ATGGCtgccctcgacgccttcgGCACCGGCAAGGTGCTTGACCACACCACCGCCCTCGATGTGCTCAAGGAATACAAGACTGCCGATGGTCTCGATATCCACGAGCTCATGGATACTACCAAGCACGGCGGTCTTACGTACAATGACTTCCTGCTGATGCCTGGCTACATTGGCTTCCCTGCCTCCGAGGTAACACTCGACTCCGCCGTCACCAAGCGCATCACTCTCAAAACTCCCTTCGTGTCTTCCCCCATGGACACTGTCACGGAGCACGAGATGGCTATCCACATGGCTCTCCAGGGAGGTCTGGGTGTCATTCACCACAACTGCTCTCCCGATGCTCAGGCCGACATGGTCCGTAAGGTGAAGCGATATGAAAATGGCTTCATCCTGGACCCTGTAGTCATCGGCCGCAACACGACTGTTGGCGAAGCAAAGGCCCTCAAAGAGAAGTGGGGATTCGGCGGCTTCCCTGTCACTG AGGACGGCAAGCTTGGCTCCAAGCTCCTCGGTATTGTTACCAACCGAGACCTTCAGTTCGAGGACGAAACCGATGCTACCGTCGCTAATGTCATGGTGACTGACCTGGTGACTGCCCCCAACGGCGTCACTCTGGTCGAGGCCAACAAGATTCTGGCCAAGTCAAAGAAGGGCAAGCTGCCCATCGTTGACAAGGACTTCAATTTTGTCTCTATGATTTCCCGATCCGATTTGACCAAGAATCAGCACTTCCCTTTGGCATCTAAGCTGCCCGACAGCAAGCAGCTTCTTTGCGCCGCTGCTATTGGTACTCGTCCTGAAGACAAGATCCGCTTGCAGAAGCTTGTCGAAGCTGGTCTTGACGTTGTCATTCTGGACAGCTCTCAGGGCAACAGCATGTACCAAATTGAAATGATCAAGTGGTGCAAGAAGGAGTTCCCTGGCCTCGATGTCATTGGTGGCAACGTTGTTACTCGCGAGCAGGCTGCCTCTCTcattgctgctggtgctgatggcCTCCGAATTGGTATGGGCAGTGGCTCTGCCTGCATTACCCAGGAGGTCATGGCTGTCGGTCGACCTCAGGCCGCGGCCGTCTACTCTGTCAGCAGCTTTGCTGCCCGCTTCGGCGTGCCTTGCATTGCTGATGGTGGGGTTCAGAACGTTGGACACATCGTCAAGGGCCTTGCCCTCGGTGCTTCAACTGTCATGATGGGAGGTCTCTTGGCTGGTACCACTGAGTCTCCCGGTACCTCGTTTGTCTCTCGCGAGGGTAAGCTTGTCAAGGCTTACCGCGGCATGGGCAGCATCGATGCTATGCAGGACAAGaaggctggcggcggcggtaagGACAGCCAGAAGAGCAACGCTGGTACTGCGCGATATTTCTCCGAGGGTGACAGCGTGCTGGTTGCCCAGGGCGTTTCGGGATCCGTTGCTCACAGAGG TTCTATCAACAAATTTGTTCCCTACCTGGCCGCCGGTCTCAAGCACTCCATGCAGGATTGCGGCATGAAGAGCCTGGCAGAGCTCCACCAAGGTGCTGCCAACGGCACTGTTCGCTTCGAGCTCCGCACTTCCAGTGCGCAGTTGGAGGGTAATGTGAACATGGAGGCGTATGAAAAGAAGCTTTATGCTTAA
- the pep gene encoding Mitochondrial-processing peptidase subunit beta, whose translation MASRRLALNLSQGLRSRAGLSAAGSLRRGFATPSSVGKTQTTTLKNGLTVATEHSPWAQTSTVGVWIDAGSRAETDENNGTAHFLEHLAFKGTAKRSQQQLELEIENMGGHLNAYTSRENTVYFAKAFNSDVPQCVDILSDILQNSKLEESAIERERDVILRESEEVEKQVEEVVFDHLHATAFQHQPLGRTILGPRQNIRDITRTELTSYIKNNYTADRMVLVGAGGIPHEQLVELAEKHFAGLPAKSPENQAYLLSKQKADFIGSDVRVRDDTMGTANVALAVEGVSWSSDDYFTALVTQAIVGNYDKAMGNAPNQGSKLSGLVHRHELANNFMSFSTSYSDTGLWGIYLTTDNITRLDDLVHFTMREWMRLCTNVGEAEVERAKAQLKASILLSLDGTTAVAEDIGRQLITTGRRMMPGEIERRIDAITEKEVMDFANRKLWDKDIAISAVGNIEALFDYQRLRNTMKPKF comes from the exons ATGGCGTCTCGCAGACTAGCTTTGAACCTCTCGCAGGGCCTGCGAAGCCGTGCTGGTCTGTCGGCCGCCGGTTCTCTTCGTCGCGGCTTCGCGACTCCTTCCAGCGTCGGCAAAACTCAAACGACAACACTCAAGAACGGCCTGACC GTCGCTACTGAGCACTCGCCATGGGCCCAGACCTCGACTGTTGGTGTCTGGATTGACGCCGGTTCCCGCGCCGAGACTGACGAGAACAACGGCACCGCACACTTCCTCGAACATCTGGCTTTCAAG GGCACTGCCAAGCGATCGCAGCAGCAATTGGAGCTCGAGATTGAGAATATGGGCGGCCACCTCAACGCCTACACCTCT CGTGAGAACACCGTCTACTTTGCCAAGGCCTTCAACTCCGATGTTCCTCAGTGCGTCGACATCCTGTCCGATATTCTGCAGAACTCGAAGCTCGAGGAGTCTGCCATCGAGCGCGAGCGTGATGTCATCCTTCGTGAGTCCGAGGAAGTTGAGAAGCAGGTTGAAGAGGTCGTCTTCGACCACTTGCATGCCACTGCTTTCCAGCACCAGCCACTGGGCCGCACCATCCTTGGCCCTCGCCAGAACATCCGCGACATCACCCGAACCGAGCTCACCAGCTACATCAAGAACAACTACACCGCCGACCGTATGGTCCTCGTCGGTGCTGGTGGCATTCCCCACGAGCAGCTCGTTGAGTTGGCCGAGAAGCACTTCGCCGGCCTCCCCGCCAAGAGCCCTGAGAACCAGGCCTACCTTCTTTCTAAGCAGAAGGCCGACTTCATTGGCTCAGATGTTCGTGTCCGTGATGATACCATGGGCACTGCCAACGTTGCCTTGGCTGTTGAAGGTGTTAGCTGGAGCTCTGACGACTACTTCACTGCTCTGGTCACCCAGGCTATTGTCGGCAATTATGACAAGGCCATGGGTAACGCTCCCAACCAGGGTAGCAAGCTCAGTGGTCTCGTCCACCGACACGAGCTGGCTAACAACTTCATGAGCTTCTCCACCAGCTACAGTGATACTGG TCTGTGGGGTATCTATCTGACCACCGACAACATCACCCGCCTCGACGATCTCGTCCACTTCACCATGCGTGAGTGGATGCGCCTGTGCACCAACGTCGGCGAGGCTGAGGTTGAGCGCGCCAAGGCTCAGCTTAAGGCCTCCATACTCCTATCACTCGACGGCACCACGGCCGTTGCCGAGGACATTGGCCGCCAGCTCATCACCACTGGCCGCCGCATGATGCCCGGGGAGATTGAGCGCAGAATCGATGCCATCACGGAGAAAGAGGTCATGGACTTTGCCAACCGCAAGTTGTGGGACAAGGACATTGCCATCAGCGCCGttggaaacattgaagcattGTTTGACTACCAGAGACTACGGAACACTATGAAGCCAAAGTTTTAA
- the naa40 gene encoding N-alpha-acetyltransferase 40 — protein sequence MPRLEANGDTPARNAGESADPVEAANAKPDDVFVKDYVPLLPCEWTHPVSKTRYAISLFQAARLTEAQVDRCFGIVDQTSGRDYRLSLQGWHPSAKKEEMRSPDLRYILVRRGEEICGFTSLMPTWENGEPVVYCYEIHLMDEVKGTGLGSQLMGYLTEVAERAEGIDKVMLTCFVRNERARRFYERLGFDVDENSPRERRLRGKLIAADYVIMSRRVKRGRRKKPVAGGDG from the exons ATGCCCCGACTCGAGGCAAACGGCGATACACCGGCACGGAATGCTGGCGAATCCGCCGACCCTGTGGAGGCGGCCAACGCGAAGCCGGACGACGTCTTTGTCAAGGATTATGTGCCATTACT ACCTTGTGAATGGACGCACCCCGTGTCCAAAACCAGATATGCCATATCCCTCTTTCAGGCGGCGCGGCTGACAGAGGCCCAAGTCGACAGGTGCTTTGGCATCGTGGACCAAACGAGCGGCCGGGACTATCGCCTGTCGCTGCAGGGCTGGCACCCGTCTGCCAAAAAGGAGGAGATGAGGTCCCCTGATCTGCGGTACATTCTGGTCCGGCGCGGGGAGGAGATTTGCGGATTCACGTCGCTCATGCCGACATGGGAGAATGGCGAGCCGGTGGTGTATTGCTATGAGATTCATCTGATGGATGAAGTAAAAGG GACGGGTTTGGGCAGCCAGTTGATGGGATACTTGACAGAGGTGGCTGAGCGGGCAGAAGGCATTGACAAGGTCATGCTGACGTGCTTTGTGAGGAACGAGCGTGCCAGGCGGTTCTACGAACGGCTTGGGTTCGACGTGGATGAGAATTCGCCGAGGGAGAGGAGGTTGAGGGGGAAGCTGATCGCGGCGGATTACGTGATTATGAGTCGGAGGGTgaagagggggaggaggaagaagcctGTGGCAGGTGGTGATGGATGA
- the lyrm2 gene encoding LYR motif-containing protein 2, whose translation MKYPAFLRIRGYATRRRGKLNALSLDHFLQRARVLSFYRTILRGTRQIQDPRTKSETRKFVRDEFERHRGVTDISHIRYLLSTGKTEWESMERYIGGM comes from the exons ATGAAATACCCCGCGTTCCTACGCATCCGCGGCTATGCCACCCGCCGCCGGGGCAAGCTCAACGCCCTGAGCCTCGATCAC TTCCTCCAAAGAGCAAGAGTCCTCTCCTTCTACAGGACGATCCTCCGCGGCACACGCCAGATCCAGGACCCGCGCACCAAAAGCGAGACAAGGAAATTCGTGCGCGACGAATTCGAAAGACACCGCGGCGTCACAGACATT TCGCATATACGATATCTCCTATCAACAGGCAAGACAGAGTGGGAGAGTATGGAGAGATATATAGGGGGTATGTAG
- the cnfn-a gene encoding Cornifelin A — protein MEPKQHHTQQQQQSAPQHPHQHQNNAHLDPHSSQWQFDLFDCCGDMKACLLGCCLPCVLHGKTMQRMQDPSLQSHKLLNHECMVWCCIPCEWLYNTATRTRIREKYGIEGDASSDFKTSYFCTCCALIQQDREVALRAGHYPPDPQGYQGQKQGMQMPKHSGVQDAQEHKGHRHHRQER, from the exons ATGGAGCCAAAGCAGCATCACacccaacagcagcaacaatcTGCACCGCAACACCCTCACCAACACCAGAATAATGCACACCTCGACCCCCACAGCTCACAGTGGCAGTTCGACCTGTTCGACTGCTGCGGCGACATGAAAGCGTGCCTGCTAGGCTGCTGCTTGCCATGCGTGC TCCACGGGAAGACGATGCAACGTATGCAGGACCCGTCGCTGCAGTCTCACAAGCTTCTGAACCACGAGTGCATGGTCTGGTGCTGCATCCCGTGCGAATGGCT CTACAACACGGCCACGCGTACCCGGATTCGTGAGAAATACGGCATCGAGGGCGATGCCTCGTCTGACTTCAAGACGTCCTACTTCTGCACGTGCTGCGCGCTCATCCAGCAAGACCGCGAAGTCGCCCTGCGAGCTGGCCACTACCCCCCCGACCCCCAGGGATACCAGGGTCAGAAGCAGGGCATGCAGATGCCTAAGCATAGCGGTGTCCAGGACGCCCAAGAGCATAAGGGGCATCGGCATCATAGGCAGGAACGGTAA
- the TAF9 gene encoding Transcription initiation factor TFIID subunit 9, with translation MASSQPQTNGVTAPANTSSQTAPNTQSTTAAPAGAPQTPAQPPGASDPRPRDARLIELLLTSQGVTAYEQRVPLLLLDFAYRHTSSILSDALHLSGDPYVTQAGSKPSAASGASALAAGDAPITANGVKLAIGARLGYQFRGGSSGGGISKDYMQELARERNKVALPRIVPNEWGVRLPSERFVLSGTSWGLKDMWDEAGDDDEEEEQGGDAMEGIEAPEPEDVGGDGVEGGTVDDVFGDDVDQEMAE, from the coding sequence ATGGCTTCCAGCCAACCTCAGACCAACGGAGTCACGGCCCCGGCCAATACATCATCACAAACCGCGCCAAACACACAATCCACCACAGCTGCGCCTGCTGGCGCTCCGCAAACTCCAGCTCAACCTCCTGGTGCCTCGGACCCCCGACCTCGCGATGCGCGATTGATCGAACTCCTCCTCACCTCGCAAGGAGTAACCGCATACGAACAACGCGTTCCGCTACTCCTCCTCGACTTTGCATATCGCCACACATCCTCCATTCTTAGCGACGCGTTGCACCTCTCTGGCGACCCGTACGTCACCCAAGCTGGGTCGAAACCTTCCGCGGCCTCGGGCGCATCAGCGCTTGCTGCAGGGGATGCGCCCATCACAGCAAATGGCGTTAAGCTCGCTATCGGTGCCCGCCTAGGGTACCAATTCCGCGGAGGAAGCAGCGGAGGCGGCATCAGCAAAGATTACATGCAGGAACTGGCCAGAGAACGGAACAAAGTTGCCTTGCCAAGAATAGTCCCCAACGAATGGGGTGTTCGACTACCGAGCGAGCGGTTTGTTCTTAGTGGGACGAGCTGGGGCCTCAAAGACATGTGGGATGAGGCcggggatgatgacgaggaagaggaacAGGGCGGCGACGCCATGGAAGGGATTGAGGCACCGGAGCCGGAAGATGTTGGTGGCGATGGAGTCGAGGGCGGTACTGTTGATGATGTCTTTGGAGATGATGTCGATCAAGAGATGGCCGAGTAA
- the his-3 gene encoding Histidine biosynthesis trifunctional protein, with amino-acid sequence METELPLPFLVSVAVPPGLANLDGLTREEVSLLGNPFLQATPKIQDKLLRFFNRHSYEFHAHLDATSLESQDDVIALLDRGARKVFVAPDALSHYTEFGDRVLPVVSKPDISSASEHGLLVRNFDLSTPESEKFLEAAQSAKVKNLYLLPTDGAPLEKFIEAAQKANAIPILPSTGLTTDKSAAGKLLVSKVIAKYWKSDRQDGLIPTVVTDEAGVALGLAYTSEESILEALKTQTGVYQSRKRGLWVKGATSGDTQDLVRVGLDCDNDTLKFVVKQTGRFCHLQQFGCFGNLNGIPALEQTLISRKKSAPEGSYTARLFSDEKLLRAKIMEEAEELCDAKTPQDVAFEAADLIYFALTKAIGAGATLADIEANLDAKSLKVTRRPGNAKGKWAEKEGIKTEAAVPKAALAEKSADGRITMQRINSATVSEAELLKALQRPSQKSPEAILKIVTPIIDDVRKNGDKALLSYTHRFEKATSLTSPVIKAPFPPELMKLDPETIKAIDTSYENIKKFHAAQKEDKPLQVETMPGVVCGRFSRPIERVGLYIPGGTAVLPSTALMLGVPAKVAGCKKLVLASPPRADGSITPEIVYVAHKVGAESIVLAGGAQAVAAMAYGTESVSKVDKILGPGNQFVTAAKMHVSNDTNAGVSIDMPAGPSEVLVIADKDANPAFVASDLLSQAEHGVDSQVILIAVDLNEQQLKAIDDEVHNQATALPRVDIVRGSIAHSVTVQVNTIQEAMRISNEYAPEHLILQINDAAKSVDQVMNAGSVFIGEWTPESVGDYSAGVNHSLPTYGFAKQYSGVNLASFMKHITCSNLTAEGLKNVGSAVMQLAKVEELEAHRRAVEIRIKHMNGQ; translated from the exons ATGGAGACGGAGCTGCCCTTGCCGTTCCTCGTCAGCGTTGCCGTCCCGCCGGGCCTGGCCAACCTCGACGGGTTGACCCGCGAGGAAGTGTCGCTCTTGGGCAATCCCTTCCTGCAGGCAACGCCAAAGATTCAAGATAAGCTCTTACGCTTCTTCAATCGTCACAGTTACGAATTCCATGCTCATCTGGACGCTACTTCTCTGGAATCACAAGACGATGTCATCGCCCTACTGGATCGCGGGGCGCGCAAAGTATTCGTCGCTCCAGATGCCTTGTCTCATTACACCGAGTTCGGAGACAGAGTGCTTCCGGTCGTTAGCAAGCCGGACATCTCTTCAGCTTCAGAACACGGATTACTGGTCAGGAACTTTGATCTCTCAACTCCCGAGTCGGAGAAATTCCTCGAGGCAGCTCAAtctgccaaggtcaagaacCTCTACCTGCTTCCCACCGATGGAGCACCTCTCGAGAAGTTCATCGAGGCCGCACAGAAGGCCAATGCCATTCCTATTCTCCCTTCTACCGGTCTGACGACGGATAAGTCTGCCGCAGGAAAGCTCTTAGTCTCCAAGGTTATCGCGAAATACTGGAAATCTGACCGCCAGGATGGCCTCATTCCTACTGTCGTCACCGATGAGGCTGGTGTAGCTCTTGGTCTTGCTTATACCAGCGAAGAGAGCATTCTTGAAGCACTGAAAACGCAGACCGGCGTTTACCAAAGCCGCAAGAGAGGGCTCTGGGTCAAGGGTGCCACTTCAGGAGACACTCAGGATCTCGTCCGAGTAGGGTTGGACTGCGACAATGACACCTTGAAGTTTGTTGTCAAGCAGACTGGCCGATTCTGCCACCTCCAGCAGTTTGGGTGTTTTGGAAACCTGAATGGCATCCCTGCCCTGGAGCAGACGCTCATTTCAAGAAAGAAGTCTGCCCCCGAAGGGTCCTACACCGCCCGTCTCTTCTCTGATGAGAAGCTGCTTCGGGCCAAGATCATGGAAGAGGCTGAGGAGCTATGTGATGCCAAGACTCCACAAGATGTTGCTTTCGAGGCTGCTGATCTTATATACTTTGCTTtgaccaaggccattggcgccggTGCCACCTTGGCTGACATTGAGGCCAACTTGGACGCGAAGAGTCTCAAGGTTACCAGACGACCGGGCAATGCCAAAGGCAAATGGGCAGAGAAGGAGGGCATCAAGACCGAAGCTGCTGTGCCCAAGGCTGCCCTGGCTGAGAAGTCTGCCGACGGTAGAATCACCATGCAGCGAATCAACTCTGCCACGGTTTCAGAGgccgagctgctcaaggCGCTCCAGCGTCCATCTCAGAAATCCCCCGAGGCTATCCTCAAAATTGTCACTCCCATCATCGACGATGTTCGCAAGAATGGTGACAAGGCCTTGCTATCGTACACTCACAGGTTTGAGAAGGCCACTTCTCTCACCTCGCCAGTTATCAAAGCTCCATTCCCCCCGGAACTCATGAAGCTCGATCCGGAgaccatcaaggccatcgaCACCTCTTACGAGAACATCAAGAAGTTTCACGCTGCTCAAAAGGAAGATAAGCCTCTCCAAGTCGAGACCATGCCCGGCGTCGTCTGTGGTCGCTTCTCTCGCCCCATCGAACGGGTCGGCCTCTACATCCCCGGCGGCACGGCCGTCCTCCCCAGCACCGCTCTTATGCTCGGCGTTCCCGCTAAGGTCGCCGGTTGCAAGAAGCTCGTCTTGGCCTCACCGCCACGCGCAGACGGCAGCATCACCCCTGAGATTGTCTACGTCGCGCACAAAGTCGGCGCCGAGAGCATCGTCCTCGCTGGCGGAGCTCAAgccgtggccgccatggcctaCGGCACCGAGAGCGTCAGCAAAGTCGACAAGATCCTTGGCCCTGGTAACCAGTTCGTCACAGCTGCCAAGATGCACGTCAGCAATGACACAAACGCCGGCGTGAGCATCGACATGCCTGCTGGTCCGTCTGAAGTTCTCGTCATTGCTGACAAGGACGCCAATCCCGCGTTTGTCGCGTCTGACCTGCTCTCCCAAGCGGAACATGGCGTCGACAGCCAGGTCATTCTCATTGCCGTTGACCTgaacgagcagcagctcaaggccattgacgacgaggtccACAATCAGGCCACTGCCCTCCCTCGCGTCGACATTGTCCGTGGCTCCATTGCCCACTCTGTCACAGTGCAAGTCAACACCATCCAGGAAGCCATGCGCATCAGCAACGAATACGCCCCCGAACATCTAATTCTACAGATCAACGATGCTGCAAAGTCCGTAGACCAGGTCATGAATGCCGGCAGTGTCTTTATCGGCGAATGGACCCCTGAAAGCGTCGGCGACTACTCAGCCGGTGTGAACCACTCTCTGC CCACCTATGGCTTCGCCAAGCAATACTCCGGCGTAAACCTCGCCTCCTTCATGAAACACATCACTTGCTCTAACCTCACCGCCGAGGGTCTCAAGAACGTCGGCTCAGCCGTCATGCAGCTAGCCAAGGTGGAAGAGTTGG